In Picosynechococcus sp. PCC 7002, the following are encoded in one genomic region:
- a CDS encoding energy-coupling factor transporter transmembrane component T family protein, which produces MDLMRSLPIGLYLEQPQTWLHRLDPRVKLAWLMSFLIGPILANNLWRLGLVGLLIAITLTALIPLRVWKQQMGLLLIFCLVLFGVTLITPDGLVLDHQPRLPAEDLDIQQNYEYVVWQFKFISVTRLKLDLGIKLSTQIFTLLYSTNLYLLTTAAEEITTGLEFLLGPLRRLKVPVTEILLTLTLSLRFIPLVLEEIQNLTRSVRTRAIAWKTLGFKQSAQLWLMVSEKLLENLLMRAEQMATAMDIRGFTSPNQHLVRWHQLRFHRWDWLILVLLLPFWSLRFLWG; this is translated from the coding sequence ATGGATTTGATGCGATCGCTGCCCATTGGGTTATATCTGGAGCAGCCCCAAACCTGGCTCCACCGACTAGACCCTCGGGTAAAACTCGCTTGGTTGATGAGTTTTTTGATTGGGCCGATTTTGGCGAACAACCTGTGGCGCTTGGGTTTGGTGGGGTTATTAATCGCGATCACCCTAACGGCATTAATTCCCCTGCGGGTCTGGAAACAACAGATGGGGTTGCTATTAATTTTTTGTTTGGTGTTGTTTGGGGTTACGTTAATCACCCCCGATGGCTTGGTGCTTGATCATCAGCCCCGTTTACCGGCAGAGGATCTAGATATTCAGCAAAACTATGAATATGTGGTGTGGCAGTTTAAATTTATCTCCGTCACGCGCCTCAAACTCGATCTGGGCATTAAGCTCAGTACACAAATTTTCACGTTGCTCTACAGCACCAATCTGTATCTGTTGACCACGGCAGCGGAAGAAATTACCACGGGTTTAGAGTTTCTCCTGGGGCCCCTGCGCCGACTCAAGGTTCCGGTGACAGAAATTTTGCTCACCCTGACCCTCTCACTCCGATTTATTCCCCTTGTGTTAGAGGAAATTCAGAATTTAACGCGTTCAGTCCGCACAAGGGCGATCGCCTGGAAGACCCTAGGGTTCAAACAGAGTGCTCAACTGTGGCTGATGGTCTCCGAAAAACTCCTCGAAAATCTCCTAATGCGGGCTGAACAAATGGCGACGGCGATGGATATCCGGGGCTTCACCAGTCCAAACCAGCACCTTGTCCGTTGGCATCAACTGCGCTTCCACCGTTGGGATTGGCTGATCCTTGTGTTGCTGCTGCCCTTTTGGTCATTGCGCTTCCTCTGGGGCTAG
- a CDS encoding universal stress protein has product MIRKILFADSGTGQVQDMLKNLLKLPAFKDTSINILHVVKEELTPDIEQKGYETGGKLLAQAIQDLKLDPGNVNTILRQGDPKDVVCKVADEIDADLILMGSRGLKRLQSILANSVSQYVFQLTNRPMLLVKDDIYVRTVKKVMVAIDKSDAAMYGLDLALQMLRDYGGCELLLLRVNPDLPGNLSLSQAEMDANPALAPAIQRAKQMGIAYKTLVVGGRPGATICNVAKDQNIDLLILGSPDRRPSIAKSMPDLDRLLGTSLSDYVRVNAPCPVLLARTDAS; this is encoded by the coding sequence ATGATTAGAAAAATTCTCTTCGCTGATTCTGGCACTGGGCAAGTCCAGGATATGTTGAAAAACTTGCTCAAGCTCCCTGCCTTCAAAGACACTAGCATTAATATTCTCCATGTTGTGAAGGAAGAGCTGACTCCCGACATCGAACAAAAAGGCTACGAAACCGGTGGTAAGCTCCTCGCCCAAGCGATCCAAGACCTCAAGCTCGATCCTGGCAACGTTAACACCATTCTGCGCCAAGGGGACCCTAAAGACGTGGTCTGCAAAGTCGCCGATGAGATTGATGCCGACCTAATTCTGATGGGCTCCCGGGGACTCAAACGGCTACAGTCGATCCTCGCTAATTCTGTGAGTCAATACGTCTTCCAGCTCACCAATCGCCCGATGCTCCTGGTTAAGGATGACATCTATGTGCGCACAGTCAAAAAAGTCATGGTCGCCATCGATAAATCCGATGCAGCAATGTATGGTTTGGATCTAGCCCTGCAAATGCTGCGGGATTATGGTGGCTGCGAACTGCTGCTCCTGCGGGTTAACCCTGATTTACCAGGGAATCTTTCCCTTTCCCAAGCAGAAATGGACGCGAATCCGGCCCTCGCCCCAGCGATTCAACGGGCTAAACAAATGGGCATTGCGTACAAAACGTTAGTCGTTGGGGGTCGTCCTGGGGCCACGATCTGTAATGTCGCCAAAGACCAAAACATTGACTTGTTAATCCTAGGTTCCCCAGATCGCCGTCCTTCCATTGCTAAGAGTATGCCTGACCTAGATCGCTTGCTGGGCACGTCTCTATCGGACTATGTGCGGGTCAATGCGCCTTGTCCTGTGCTCTTAGCTCGGACTGATGCCAGCTAA